GTCCTGGGTCGTCGAAGCCCACGGCGACGTGGACATGGAAACCCTCGAACCGCTGGAGGCCGCCCTCACCGCGGCCGCGGCCGTCCACGGCCTGCTGGTCCTGGACGCCACCCGCGTCACCTTCGCCGACTCCTCCTGCCTGAACATGCTCATGCGGGTGCGGCGTCTCGTCGAACTGCGGATCGTGGCCCCGTCCGGACGGCTCATGCGCATGCTGGAGCTGACCGGCGCGGACCAGATCCTCGCCGTCCACCC
Above is a window of Streptomyces subrutilus DNA encoding:
- a CDS encoding STAS domain-containing protein, whose amino-acid sequence is MEDANIPAPAAGPLGRQYASGPSWVVEAHGDVDMETLEPLEAALTAAAAVHGLLVLDATRVTFADSSCLNMLMRVRRLVELRIVAPSGRLMRMLELTGADQILAVHPDVTAATATAQT